A genomic region of Desulfosarcina ovata subsp. ovata contains the following coding sequences:
- a CDS encoding MBL fold metallo-hydrolase yields MSVEPIEHIKWLGHDGFEFTADGVVLVIDPFQVADAPKADIILITHVHHDHCSPDDIARLVKPATVIVTEAESAEKLAGLCDDIRVVTPGDRLTVAGIPIEVVPAYNTDKNFHPKAKSWLGFIVTIDGTRIYHAGDTDLIPEMKSLNVDIALLPVSGTYVMTADEAAAAARLIDPKTVIPMHYDAIVGSKADARALEAALGDRMRVVILEKS; encoded by the coding sequence ATGTCAGTTGAACCCATCGAACACATCAAATGGCTGGGGCATGACGGATTTGAGTTCACTGCCGACGGCGTCGTCCTGGTCATCGATCCGTTTCAGGTGGCCGATGCACCCAAGGCCGACATCATCCTGATTACCCACGTTCACCACGATCATTGCTCGCCGGATGATATTGCCCGCCTGGTCAAGCCCGCCACGGTCATCGTCACCGAAGCGGAGTCGGCCGAAAAGCTGGCCGGCCTCTGCGATGACATCCGGGTGGTCACCCCCGGTGATCGCCTGACGGTCGCCGGCATTCCCATCGAAGTCGTTCCCGCTTACAATACGGACAAAAACTTCCATCCCAAAGCCAAAAGCTGGCTGGGGTTTATCGTCACCATTGACGGGACGCGGATCTATCATGCCGGAGACACGGATCTGATCCCGGAGATGAAGTCTTTGAATGTGGATATCGCGCTTCTGCCCGTTTCCGGCACCTACGTCATGACTGCCGACGAGGCGGCGGCCGCCGCCCGGCTGATCGACCCAAAAACCGTCATTCCCATGCATTACGACGCCATTGTCGGCAGCAAGGCGGATGCCCGGGCATTGGAAGCGGCATTGGGCGATCGCATGAGGGTGGTGATTCTCGAGAAAAGTTGA
- a CDS encoding CaiB/BaiF CoA transferase family protein, with amino-acid sequence MQKEQQAGQMLEGVRVLDISNLIAGPGISTILADFGADVIKVEHPDIGDYIRNWGHRKNGVPLAWKSHGRGKRLLAVNISRPEGQQVIRRIAADVDVMIESFRPGKLESWGLDYKTLAQDNPGLILIRITGWGQTGPYRNRPGFGTLAEALSGFAHITGQPAGPPTLPSFALGDGATSLVGAYSVMMALYHRDVHGGSGQTIDLSLFESMFSLLGPQAIEYDQLGIIQNRVGNRSPRGVPRNAYETKDGRWVAISASASDMAFRLFRAIGRDDMVDDPRYATAASRIENGDTVDGIVADWIRRRPLADVLARLESFDVPVSPVYDIGQIMQDPQYRARQSIVQLPDEDLGSVKMANIVPRFSRTPGTIRHTGRTEMGYDTQSILRSIGMTDGEINALSEKGTIRIASRGPKK; translated from the coding sequence ATGCAAAAAGAACAGCAGGCAGGGCAGATGCTGGAGGGGGTCCGGGTGTTGGATATCTCCAACCTGATTGCCGGGCCCGGCATTTCGACCATCCTGGCCGATTTCGGCGCCGATGTGATCAAGGTGGAACATCCTGACATCGGTGATTACATACGCAACTGGGGACACCGGAAAAACGGCGTGCCGCTGGCCTGGAAGTCCCACGGTCGCGGCAAGCGCCTGCTGGCGGTCAACATCAGCCGTCCCGAGGGGCAGCAGGTCATCCGCCGGATCGCAGCGGATGTGGATGTCATGATCGAAAGTTTCCGACCCGGCAAACTGGAGTCGTGGGGGCTGGATTATAAGACCCTGGCCCAGGACAATCCCGGGCTGATCCTGATCCGCATCACCGGCTGGGGCCAGACCGGTCCCTACCGCAACCGGCCGGGCTTCGGCACCCTGGCCGAAGCCCTCAGCGGCTTTGCCCATATCACCGGTCAGCCGGCCGGGCCGCCCACGCTGCCCTCATTTGCCCTGGGGGACGGTGCCACATCACTGGTGGGGGCCTATTCGGTGATGATGGCCCTTTACCATCGTGATGTGCATGGCGGCAGCGGCCAGACCATCGACCTGAGTCTTTTCGAATCCATGTTCAGCCTGCTCGGCCCCCAGGCCATTGAGTACGATCAACTGGGCATCATCCAGAATCGCGTGGGCAATCGTTCCCCCCGCGGCGTGCCGCGCAATGCATACGAAACTAAGGACGGGCGCTGGGTGGCGATCTCGGCCTCGGCCAGTGACATGGCCTTCCGGCTTTTCAGGGCCATTGGCCGGGACGACATGGTCGACGACCCGCGTTACGCCACCGCAGCCAGCCGGATAGAGAACGGGGATACAGTGGACGGCATTGTTGCCGACTGGATCCGCCGCCGGCCGTTAGCCGACGTGCTGGCCCGGCTGGAATCCTTTGACGTACCGGTCAGTCCGGTTTACGATATCGGCCAGATCATGCAGGATCCCCAATACCGGGCCCGCCAAAGTATTGTCCAATTGCCCGACGAGGATCTGGGGTCGGTGAAAATGGCCAATATCGTACCCCGCTTTTCGCGCACGCCGGGAACGATCCGCCACACCGGACGAACGGAGATGGGGTATGATACGCAGTCGATTTTGCGATCCATCGGTATGACGGATGGAGAGATCAACGCCTTGAGTGAAAAGGGAACCATTCGCATCGCATCGCGAGGACCAAAGAAATAA